From one Paenibacillus sp. FSL K6-1330 genomic stretch:
- a CDS encoding DUF4965 domain-containing protein: protein MITKFRPPSVPLVTVDPYFSVWSAADHLYDDHTRHWTNKIQGMVGLAIIDGMPRRFMGKAATAGSTDRPELEILQQTDLTVEPVTTRYTFQGEGIELQVKFTTPLLLDDLDLLSRPVTYVTVQVRSMDGREHDVKIYFDVTGEWCVHTPDQQVTWEHRVIDGQLNMMSMGTVEQPILQRAGDDTRIDWGYMVLAVPRTERIQTVIHSVASRESYVGSGLLPSEDDPQKPRAVSNHTPVMAVEIDLGQVREEWVSEYLMLAYDDIHAIEYFNQPLDAYWKRNGLTFHDMLLQSAAQYEDIMQLCESFNRELMAESLAAGGEQYRDILALTYRQAIAAHKLVADEAGHVLFFSKENFSNGCIATVDVSYPSIPLFLRYNPELVKGMMRPIYKYAMSPDWPFDFAPHDVGTYPKANGQVYGENKLEYQMPIEECGNMLLMAAAVCKYEGNTDFAREHWEPLTAWAGYLLQHGLDPENQLCTDDFAGHLAHNANLSIKAILGIAAYSYMCDQLGLQEGASYPAAARNMANEWMSMADAGDHYKLTFDSANDSWSMKYNLVWDRLLELNLFPKEVAAQELEYYKQKQNRYGLPLDSRDTYTKADWLVWCASMSATQSQFEAMIAPLWDFMNETAARVPVTDWYDTMSGKQMNFQNRSVVGGFFIQLLMSRSGLNS from the coding sequence ATGATAACAAAATTCAGACCTCCATCCGTTCCGCTGGTGACCGTAGATCCTTATTTCAGCGTATGGTCGGCTGCGGATCATCTCTACGATGATCATACCCGTCATTGGACGAACAAGATCCAAGGCATGGTCGGCCTTGCGATCATCGATGGCATGCCTAGACGATTTATGGGGAAGGCAGCAACAGCGGGTTCAACAGACCGTCCCGAGCTCGAAATTCTTCAACAAACCGATCTGACAGTTGAACCGGTAACCACCCGTTATACGTTTCAAGGGGAAGGCATTGAGCTTCAGGTTAAGTTCACCACGCCTTTATTACTGGATGATCTTGATCTGTTATCCCGGCCTGTAACCTATGTGACTGTTCAGGTTCGTTCGATGGATGGGCGTGAACATGATGTAAAGATCTACTTCGATGTCACAGGCGAGTGGTGCGTGCATACACCGGATCAGCAAGTGACCTGGGAGCATCGCGTAATCGATGGACAATTGAATATGATGTCGATGGGTACTGTCGAACAGCCCATCCTGCAGCGTGCCGGAGATGATACTCGAATCGATTGGGGGTATATGGTTCTGGCGGTTCCCCGTACGGAACGGATTCAGACGGTGATTCATTCTGTAGCGAGCCGGGAGTCGTATGTCGGATCCGGTCTGTTACCGTCCGAAGACGATCCGCAGAAGCCGAGGGCCGTATCCAATCATACTCCTGTTATGGCAGTCGAAATCGATCTAGGCCAGGTACGAGAAGAATGGGTATCCGAGTATCTGATGCTTGCGTATGACGATATTCATGCCATCGAATATTTTAACCAGCCGCTGGATGCTTACTGGAAGCGAAACGGATTGACGTTCCACGATATGCTGTTACAGTCCGCCGCCCAATATGAAGACATCATGCAGTTATGCGAGAGCTTCAATCGCGAGCTGATGGCGGAGAGCCTTGCCGCAGGCGGCGAACAATACCGGGATATCTTGGCATTGACGTATCGACAGGCGATAGCCGCGCATAAATTAGTTGCAGATGAAGCGGGGCATGTGTTGTTTTTTTCCAAGGAGAATTTCAGTAACGGATGCATCGCTACGGTCGATGTCAGTTACCCGTCGATTCCGCTGTTCTTAAGATACAATCCTGAACTGGTCAAGGGTATGATGCGCCCGATTTATAAGTATGCCATGAGCCCTGATTGGCCGTTTGACTTTGCGCCTCATGACGTGGGAACGTACCCCAAAGCTAACGGTCAGGTGTATGGCGAGAATAAGCTGGAATACCAGATGCCGATTGAGGAATGCGGGAATATGCTCTTGATGGCTGCTGCGGTGTGCAAGTATGAAGGGAATACGGATTTTGCCCGGGAACACTGGGAGCCTCTTACCGCATGGGCGGGGTATTTACTGCAGCATGGGCTCGATCCGGAAAATCAGCTGTGCACGGATGATTTTGCCGGACATTTGGCGCATAATGCGAATTTGTCCATTAAAGCGATCCTGGGCATTGCTGCGTATTCGTACATGTGTGACCAGCTGGGCTTGCAGGAAGGAGCCTCTTATCCTGCAGCCGCACGAAATATGGCAAATGAGTGGATGTCCATGGCCGATGCAGGAGACCATTATAAACTTACGTTTGACAGTGCCAACGATTCCTGGAGCATGAAATACAATCTGGTATGGGATCGTCTGCTGGAATTAAACCTGTTTCCAAAAGAAGTTGCAGCTCAAGAGCTGGAATATTATAAGCAGAAACAAAATCGTTACGGTCTTCCGCTGGATAGCCGTGATACGTATACAAAAGCGGATTGGCTCGTATGGTGTGCCTCCATGAGTGCTACCCAATCCCAGTTTGAAGCCATGATTGCGCCCTTATGGGATTTCATGAATGAAACCGCTGCTCGCGTTCCGGTGACCGATTGGTATGACACGATGAGCGGAAAGCAGATGAATTTCCAGAACCGCTCCGTCGTCGGTGGATTTTTCATCCAATTGCTGATGTCCCGGTCTGGATTAAATTCGTGA
- a CDS encoding DUF554 domain-containing protein: MIGTIVNVTTIVVGSTIGNVFKKGMSETYQDILMQAMGLAVMALGVNSIVKYMPDSQYPVLFIISLAIGGLIGEKLNLEQGFKKAVSRFTKGNLAEGLTTAILLFCIGTLSIIGPIESALNNNHTYLFTNAILDGVTSIVLASTFGIGIVLSAVATFCWQGLLYVMAGAASSFITTELLTEISIIGAILIFASGLNILGIRNFKTMNLTPALLVPVVFITVKNLLGF, translated from the coding sequence GTGATAGGAACAATTGTAAACGTAACAACCATTGTTGTAGGCAGCACGATTGGAAATGTATTTAAGAAGGGGATGAGCGAAACCTATCAGGACATCCTGATGCAGGCGATGGGTTTGGCCGTCATGGCACTCGGTGTGAATTCGATTGTGAAGTATATGCCGGATAGCCAATATCCCGTCTTATTCATTATAAGTCTTGCCATAGGCGGTCTGATCGGGGAGAAGCTGAATCTGGAGCAGGGATTTAAAAAGGCGGTGTCGAGGTTTACCAAGGGAAATTTGGCTGAAGGACTAACTACGGCGATTCTGTTGTTCTGTATTGGAACACTTTCTATTATCGGACCGATCGAGAGTGCTTTGAACAATAATCATACCTATCTGTTCACCAATGCCATCCTGGATGGCGTGACGTCGATCGTACTGGCTTCAACCTTTGGCATTGGGATCGTTCTATCAGCCGTGGCCACATTTTGTTGGCAAGGGTTATTGTACGTTATGGCCGGTGCAGCCTCTAGCTTTATCACGACGGAGCTGTTAACCGAAATATCCATTATTGGCGCCATTTTAATTTTTGCTTCAGGCTTAAACATTTTGGGCATTCGGAACTTCAAAACCATGAATCTTACGCCAGCGCTGTTAGTCCCAGTCGTATTCATTACGGTTAAAAATCTGCTCGGTTTTTAA
- a CDS encoding glycosyl hydrolase: protein MNNVNVQEEVVHKDLTQLKVQFENPDATYRPQPFWFLNHELTKPELESQIQSMYEAGVGGVVLHARHGMQTSYLSPAFMEALEFCTLECEKRSMVVWLYDEDNWPSGTLGGKLTRQHPEYRMRYLRVEEKRYTHDGQQEGLRLDFARCDHNELIAILAYRAVEQDGEWLLCDKPEDLTHEWGGDWTPTTEDSYIVLACWSCEIAEGITFAKGYYLDTLNPEAVQAFIRLSYEPFQSLQKYFGTTIQGVFTDEPGLMIHDGFFGVEAIRTTVHDVDATLPGMVFAWTEGMAERYQQENGYDLIPRLGALLYNMADGSRSTKQQYYDTITRWYVEGYHHAIRTWCERHGLLYIGHTLEEPVWGQARSQGNQTRVLQQFHYAGVDYLTPGIGTKENPHRIVSVKTAASVAQLNSKARVICESFGASGHGYSMRQRRLDANFMAFLGVNLFIPHAFYYSFAGYRKTDFPPTEFKHAPHWPHYRAFADYLGRLSLLGASGKRMPEVLLLSPIHTVYENMFVSGQSNKHPASDVLFSLLSDHMLRRSIDYDYVDECQLREATLIDGEGVRFNQGGNIYSVLVMPEIEVMSKDIAALLVAYVKQGGTLVAVGAVPRHSECLHHDPELAKHVHALFGSTPQHGALRPVGKGYSLFYSLENTPLDDPLDSLCERISGLLRNPSVLRWKLIEGQHEDLISVERVFGDRVYVWLMNWSEKPVSMKLDARGAKYRIEEWDLECGNIRRLASDSVLIYAPGELRVLSVVPEECPIGTAEQVFDMTRDSTDVIVLEELWRFRTLEPNVCLLDQWQVTLNDRKSRMNATMPGQVNTYRTTFTLTQELMERLQSPSYRVHSNPSHDDESHKMLLILDDVEQNIPSHIGFLQRRRNLEIFVNGVRQNALQPSNWQDQHYSSVDITPHLLAGENELEILTVSLLEPMPAISFPAFLIGPFVIEDREDRMRLNASSEHMFGYWSSAGYPYYAGAGEYSQQVDLTQVSLAPDEELWLEADDIRETACLYVNDMQAGIRLWPSYHWNITPYVEQGNNHITIRAANTLENLYGKSALPSGVNGRVKLVHRTLSKRM, encoded by the coding sequence GTGAATAACGTTAATGTTCAGGAGGAAGTAGTCCATAAGGATCTAACGCAGCTGAAGGTGCAATTCGAGAATCCGGACGCCACGTATCGCCCGCAGCCGTTCTGGTTCCTGAATCATGAACTCACGAAGCCGGAGCTGGAAAGCCAGATACAATCGATGTATGAAGCGGGTGTCGGCGGTGTTGTTCTGCATGCTCGTCATGGGATGCAAACCTCGTACCTGTCACCGGCATTTATGGAAGCGTTGGAGTTCTGTACCCTGGAGTGCGAGAAGCGCAGCATGGTGGTCTGGCTGTACGATGAGGACAATTGGCCAAGCGGAACGCTGGGCGGCAAGCTGACCCGTCAGCATCCGGAATATCGCATGCGATACTTAAGGGTCGAAGAGAAAAGATATACGCACGACGGACAGCAGGAAGGCTTGAGGCTGGACTTTGCACGCTGTGATCATAATGAGCTTATAGCCATTCTGGCTTATCGCGCTGTGGAGCAGGACGGGGAATGGCTGCTCTGTGATAAACCCGAGGATCTCACGCATGAATGGGGAGGAGATTGGACGCCGACAACGGAGGATTCTTATATCGTGCTGGCCTGCTGGTCCTGCGAGATCGCGGAAGGCATCACGTTTGCTAAAGGGTACTACTTGGATACGCTGAATCCGGAAGCTGTCCAGGCTTTCATCCGGCTGTCCTATGAGCCGTTTCAGTCTTTGCAGAAATACTTTGGCACAACGATTCAAGGGGTATTTACCGACGAACCCGGGCTTATGATCCACGACGGTTTCTTCGGGGTGGAAGCGATCCGCACGACCGTTCACGATGTAGACGCTACCCTGCCGGGCATGGTCTTCGCTTGGACAGAAGGGATGGCGGAGCGATATCAGCAAGAGAATGGGTATGATCTCATCCCGCGGTTAGGCGCATTGTTATATAACATGGCAGACGGCAGCCGGTCAACGAAACAGCAATACTATGATACGATTACGCGCTGGTATGTTGAGGGTTATCATCATGCGATTCGTACATGGTGTGAGCGGCATGGACTGCTGTACATCGGTCATACGCTCGAAGAGCCGGTCTGGGGACAGGCGAGATCGCAAGGCAATCAGACCCGGGTGCTGCAGCAGTTTCACTACGCAGGTGTGGATTATTTAACGCCTGGCATCGGTACGAAGGAGAATCCGCATCGGATTGTGTCCGTGAAGACAGCCGCTTCTGTCGCGCAGTTGAACAGCAAGGCACGGGTGATCTGCGAATCGTTTGGCGCAAGCGGTCACGGCTATTCCATGCGTCAACGGCGACTCGATGCGAATTTCATGGCATTCCTGGGCGTTAATCTGTTTATCCCGCATGCGTTCTATTACTCGTTTGCCGGGTATCGAAAGACCGATTTCCCGCCGACGGAATTCAAACACGCGCCTCATTGGCCGCATTATCGTGCTTTTGCTGATTATCTCGGACGACTGAGTCTGCTCGGCGCGAGCGGTAAACGTATGCCGGAGGTTCTTCTGCTGTCGCCCATCCATACGGTATACGAAAATATGTTCGTATCCGGTCAATCGAATAAACATCCCGCTTCCGATGTTCTGTTCTCGCTCCTGTCGGATCACATGCTTCGGAGATCCATTGATTACGACTATGTAGACGAGTGTCAGCTTCGCGAAGCCACCCTTATTGATGGGGAAGGGGTGCGATTTAACCAGGGTGGGAACATATATTCGGTTTTGGTTATGCCTGAGATTGAGGTCATGTCGAAGGACATTGCCGCACTTCTTGTTGCCTATGTTAAGCAAGGGGGTACTCTCGTTGCTGTAGGAGCGGTACCGCGGCATAGCGAGTGCTTGCATCATGATCCGGAATTGGCGAAGCATGTGCATGCGCTGTTTGGTTCGACACCGCAGCACGGGGCATTACGCCCCGTTGGCAAAGGGTATAGTCTGTTTTATTCCCTAGAGAATACGCCTCTTGATGATCCATTGGACTCGTTGTGTGAACGTATAAGCGGGTTATTAAGGAACCCCTCTGTTTTACGATGGAAGTTGATCGAAGGACAACATGAGGATTTGATTAGTGTAGAACGTGTGTTCGGAGATCGGGTATATGTGTGGCTGATGAACTGGTCAGAGAAGCCCGTTTCCATGAAGCTTGATGCAAGGGGGGCGAAGTACCGAATCGAAGAATGGGACTTGGAATGCGGGAACATACGCCGGTTAGCCAGCGATTCCGTTCTTATCTATGCACCTGGAGAGCTGCGAGTTCTCTCGGTTGTACCCGAGGAGTGCCCAATCGGTACAGCGGAACAAGTGTTCGATATGACACGGGATTCCACGGATGTCATCGTTCTTGAAGAGCTGTGGCGTTTCCGGACACTTGAACCCAACGTTTGTTTACTGGACCAATGGCAGGTTACGCTCAATGACAGAAAATCCAGGATGAACGCAACGATGCCTGGGCAAGTGAATACGTATCGTACAACGTTTACCTTGACCCAGGAATTGATGGAACGATTGCAATCTCCGAGTTATCGAGTTCATTCAAATCCATCGCATGACGACGAATCCCATAAAATGTTGTTGATTCTGGACGATGTGGAGCAGAATATCCCATCCCATATCGGCTTCCTGCAGCGCAGGCGCAATCTTGAAATCTTCGTGAATGGCGTAAGGCAGAATGCGCTGCAGCCCTCTAACTGGCAGGATCAACACTATAGTAGCGTGGATATCACACCTCATCTATTGGCAGGCGAGAACGAACTTGAAATTCTGACGGTTTCATTGCTGGAACCGATGCCGGCGATTTCATTCCCTGCATTTTTGATTGGACCCTTTGTTATAGAAGATCGAGAAGATCGGATGAGGCTAAACGCGAGTTCAGAACATATGTTTGGTTATTGGTCTTCTGCCGGCTATCCTTATTATGCGGGAGCGGGAGAATACTCGCAGCAAGTGGATCTGACCCAAGTTAGCTTGGCTCCAGATGAGGAATTATGGCTGGAAGCTGACGATATTAGGGAGACGGCTTGTTTATATGTAAATGATATGCAGGCAGGAATCCGATTGTGGCCGTCTTATCACTGGAACATCACGCCATATGTTGAGCAGGGGAATAATCACATTACCATCCGTGCCGCCAATACGCTGGAGAATTTATATGGTAAGTCTGCTTTACCTTCAGGGGTGAATGGAAGGGTAAAGTTGGTTCATCGAACTTTATCAAAAAGAATGTAA
- a CDS encoding MerR family transcriptional regulator, with protein MFTIGEISKLFQIDIRTLRYYDDIDLFKPASVDHLTNYRYYSVDQFEQLNTILYLKALGIPLKDIKLFLDDREIEHILTLLKEQQRRTEEKIEEYQRIQAKIKSRIDQIEDASNKEELYKIREVELPERVMVLLKQKIHKSDNLDMPIRLLENSTKMKSTIFLGKVGLSISIDRLIQRKFDEYDSIFVIVEQESEHSSSEVEEKIWRKGTYTSIRFAGTHEDAAPYYRKLLDYIEEKGYTLIEDALEITYIDYGLTGDPSQFVTEIQMLAK; from the coding sequence ATGTTTACGATCGGTGAGATATCCAAGCTGTTTCAGATCGATATCCGCACCCTCCGGTATTACGATGATATTGATTTATTTAAACCGGCATCCGTGGATCATCTGACAAATTACCGTTATTATTCGGTCGATCAATTCGAGCAGCTGAACACCATTCTGTATCTCAAGGCGCTTGGCATCCCTTTAAAAGACATTAAGCTTTTTCTGGATGATCGGGAGATTGAACATATACTAACCCTGCTCAAGGAGCAGCAGCGCAGAACGGAGGAGAAAATTGAGGAATATCAAAGAATCCAGGCGAAGATCAAAAGTCGAATTGATCAGATCGAAGATGCCTCAAATAAGGAAGAACTCTATAAAATTCGGGAAGTGGAGCTTCCCGAGAGAGTGATGGTTTTGCTGAAACAGAAAATACATAAAAGCGACAATCTGGATATGCCGATCCGTTTATTGGAGAATAGTACGAAGATGAAGTCCACCATTTTTCTGGGTAAAGTAGGATTATCGATCTCGATCGATCGTTTAATACAACGCAAATTTGATGAATACGACTCCATTTTTGTTATTGTGGAGCAGGAGAGTGAGCATAGCAGCTCCGAAGTCGAAGAGAAGATCTGGCGGAAAGGTACCTATACTTCGATTCGGTTTGCCGGGACACACGAAGATGCAGCGCCTTATTACAGAAAGCTCCTGGATTATATCGAGGAAAAAGGTTACACCCTGATCGAAGATGCGTTAGAGATTACGTACATTGACTATGGGCTTACCGGTGATCCTTCTCAATTCGTAACCGAAATTCAAATGCTTGCTAAATAA
- a CDS encoding S-layer protein, with amino-acid sequence MQLKKKTIMVLALSLSILSQGMIVHAKEDGARFKPEGNGKWMTGEYHAHTYQSDDASQSLQELLDNGFQKYGLDWIAVSDHLRVSKRDDEGNPLTGGSIPFSKGMAQYQIPKIQQLQEAGKYKDNIIFSGFEWDMPTYEHVGIGIIAGKFGSESSLKAARQFEYLFTDRDEAMFDPKDVADWKKQDSRANTTPEDARTALAWLQKNYANSSYALLNHPSRKTVYTIADIRDFNNIAPNVVFGMEGMPGNQMEPDRGGLNLTTPENRTYGGADFMIAKVGGVWDALLGEGREFWNFANSDSHFEISENRLYSSGYWPGQYAKNYTWVNGKDMQSVLDGMRSGKSFSVYGDLINALDYRVRHGNKQAEMGSNLQVKKGSPIEITIRFKSPNKNNNGDSVTVDHVDLISGDVTGKVQPGTAAYSKSTNDSTKVVKRFTSKDWKTDRDGYNVITYRTKATKDQYFRLRGTNLGVNVAGETSNGNPLIDPKTDIEDNEKRFEEINKRNYSDLWFYSNPIFVSVDDKLVKNSNKQGKHQ; translated from the coding sequence ATGCAGCTAAAGAAGAAAACCATCATGGTTTTGGCGCTCAGCTTATCCATTCTTTCGCAAGGTATGATCGTTCATGCCAAGGAAGATGGCGCTAGGTTTAAGCCGGAAGGAAACGGCAAATGGATGACAGGAGAGTATCACGCGCATACGTATCAATCCGATGATGCCAGTCAATCCTTACAGGAATTGCTGGATAACGGTTTCCAAAAGTATGGTCTGGATTGGATCGCGGTCTCCGACCATCTTAGAGTTTCTAAACGGGACGATGAGGGAAATCCCCTTACCGGCGGATCTATTCCGTTCTCCAAAGGAATGGCTCAGTATCAGATTCCCAAAATCCAGCAGCTTCAGGAAGCAGGGAAATACAAGGACAACATTATCTTCTCAGGCTTTGAGTGGGACATGCCTACATATGAACATGTGGGAATTGGCATTATAGCAGGCAAATTCGGTTCAGAATCGAGCCTGAAGGCAGCTCGTCAGTTCGAGTATCTGTTCACCGATCGCGATGAAGCGATGTTTGATCCCAAAGACGTGGCCGATTGGAAAAAACAAGACAGCCGGGCCAATACGACGCCTGAAGATGCCCGAACAGCACTAGCCTGGCTCCAGAAAAACTACGCAAACAGCAGTTATGCATTGCTCAACCATCCTTCCAGAAAAACCGTGTATACGATCGCCGATATACGGGATTTCAATAATATCGCGCCGAATGTTGTATTCGGAATGGAAGGCATGCCCGGGAATCAGATGGAACCGGATCGCGGTGGACTTAACTTAACCACACCGGAGAACAGAACCTACGGCGGTGCTGATTTCATGATCGCCAAGGTTGGCGGCGTATGGGATGCGCTGCTTGGCGAAGGACGCGAATTTTGGAACTTTGCGAACTCGGATTCTCATTTTGAGATTAGTGAAAACCGTTTATACTCCAGCGGGTATTGGCCGGGACAATATGCCAAAAACTACACTTGGGTGAATGGAAAAGATATGCAAAGCGTATTGGACGGGATGCGTTCGGGTAAATCGTTCTCCGTCTACGGCGATTTGATTAACGCGCTGGATTATCGCGTTCGTCACGGGAACAAGCAGGCCGAGATGGGAAGTAACCTGCAAGTGAAAAAAGGGAGCCCGATCGAAATTACGATCCGATTCAAAAGCCCAAATAAAAACAACAACGGTGATTCTGTAACCGTAGATCATGTCGATTTGATCTCTGGTGACGTAACGGGTAAAGTCCAACCAGGTACGGCGGCTTACAGCAAAAGCACCAACGATTCGACCAAAGTGGTGAAACGGTTTACGAGCAAGGATTGGAAAACCGATCGGGATGGATACAACGTCATTACTTATCGAACGAAAGCGACGAAGGATCAATATTTCCGATTAAGAGGAACTAATCTTGGCGTAAATGTTGCTGGAGAAACCAGCAATGGCAATCCGCTCATAGATCCAAAAACAGACATCGAAGACAACGAAAAGCGTTTTGAGGAAATAAACAAGCGGAATTATAGTGATCTGTGGTTTTATTCTAATCCGATCTTTGTCAGCGTTGACGACAAGCTGGTTAAAAACTCTAACAAACAGGGGAAGCATCAGTAG